The proteins below come from a single Streptomyces tubercidicus genomic window:
- the arfB gene encoding alternative ribosome rescue aminoacyl-tRNA hydrolase ArfB encodes MSGPYVIRGSVVLPEAELVWRFSRSSGPGGQHVNTSDSQVELRFDLGKTQALPPVWKERALERLAGRLVDGVLSVRASEHRSQWRNRETAAVRLAALLAEGTAPPPKPRRKSRIPRGINERRLREKKQRGDTKRGRSGRDWG; translated from the coding sequence ATGTCCGGGCCCTATGTCATCCGCGGTTCGGTCGTCCTTCCAGAGGCCGAGCTCGTCTGGCGTTTCTCGCGCTCCTCAGGTCCCGGCGGCCAACACGTCAACACCAGCGACAGTCAGGTTGAGCTGCGCTTCGACCTCGGCAAAACGCAGGCTCTGCCGCCGGTGTGGAAGGAGCGCGCCCTGGAGCGGCTGGCCGGCCGGCTGGTCGACGGCGTGCTGTCCGTACGGGCCTCCGAGCACCGCTCGCAGTGGCGCAACCGCGAGACCGCCGCCGTCCGGCTGGCCGCGCTGCTCGCCGAGGGCACCGCGCCGCCGCCCAAGCCGCGCCGTAAATCGCGGATCCCACGGGGCATCAATGAGCGGCGGCTGCGCGAGAAGAAGCAGCGCGGCGACACCAAGCGCGGCCGCTCGGGCCGCGACTGGGGCTGA
- a CDS encoding flavin reductase family protein, with translation MFTKTPADTAASGPAAHPAPVVALASVPVGAPIPHSDGVSDDEFRAALSRLSAGVVLITAHDPDSGPHGEDAGMTATAFLSVSLDPPLVMVSVRNDSRMDDLLELQPYWAVSVLSGHQRQIAGRFAMKGRISDRLLFEDLPYVRGEASGAPLIGGALATLECRTEQRVVAGDHTLVIARVLATSIPNEDDGPLTYFRGKYRQLG, from the coding sequence GTGTTCACGAAGACTCCCGCCGATACGGCGGCCTCCGGGCCCGCCGCCCACCCCGCACCCGTCGTCGCCCTCGCCTCCGTACCGGTCGGCGCGCCGATCCCGCATTCTGATGGGGTGAGTGACGACGAGTTCCGTGCCGCCCTGTCCCGCCTGTCCGCCGGCGTGGTGCTGATCACCGCCCACGACCCGGACAGCGGGCCGCACGGCGAGGACGCCGGCATGACCGCCACGGCGTTCCTCTCCGTGTCCCTCGACCCGCCCCTGGTGATGGTGAGCGTTCGCAACGACTCGCGGATGGACGACCTGCTGGAGCTGCAGCCCTACTGGGCCGTGTCGGTACTGTCGGGACATCAGCGACAGATCGCCGGACGATTCGCCATGAAGGGCCGCATCAGCGACCGGCTGCTCTTCGAGGACCTTCCGTACGTACGGGGCGAAGCGTCCGGCGCACCGCTCATCGGGGGCGCCCTCGCGACGCTGGAGTGCCGTACGGAGCAGCGGGTCGTGGCCGGGGATCACACGCTGGTCATCGCACGCGTACTGGCCACGTCGATCCCGAATGAGGACGACGGGCCGCTGACGTATTTCCGGGGGAAGTATCGGCAGTTGGGGTGA
- the pfkB gene encoding 1-phosphofructokinase, whose product MILTVTLNAALDITYRVPRLHPHTTNRVTEVAERPGGKGLNVARVLAALGHRTVATGFVGGGTGEALRALLAETEVTDALVPVGGTTRRTVAVVDAATGDTTQLNEPGPVVSPAEWDTLLGTYRELLADARAVALCGSLPPGVPVDVYARLTRAARSAGVPVLLDTSGEPLRRGLAARPDLAKPNADELAALTGSTEPLRAARDARRRGAHAVAASLGPDGMLAVTADGVWQAAPPRRIAGNPTGAGDSAVAGLLSGLVEELPWPDRLTRAVALSAATVRAPGAGEFDAETYEELLRTVRVAAPSPEIRSSK is encoded by the coding sequence ATGATCCTTACGGTCACGCTGAACGCCGCCCTGGACATCACCTACCGCGTCCCCCGGCTCCACCCGCACACCACGAACCGGGTCACCGAAGTGGCCGAACGCCCCGGCGGCAAGGGCCTGAACGTCGCCCGGGTACTGGCCGCGCTCGGCCACCGTACGGTCGCCACCGGCTTCGTGGGCGGCGGCACCGGCGAGGCACTGCGCGCCCTGCTCGCCGAGACCGAGGTCACCGACGCGCTGGTCCCGGTCGGCGGCACCACCCGCCGCACCGTCGCCGTCGTCGACGCGGCCACCGGAGACACCACCCAGCTCAACGAACCGGGCCCGGTCGTCTCCCCCGCCGAATGGGACACCCTCCTCGGCACCTACCGCGAACTGCTCGCCGACGCACGGGCGGTGGCGCTCTGCGGCAGCCTCCCGCCGGGCGTCCCGGTCGATGTCTACGCCCGCCTCACCCGCGCCGCGCGCAGCGCCGGAGTCCCGGTCCTCCTCGACACCAGCGGCGAACCACTGCGCCGCGGTCTGGCCGCCCGCCCCGACCTCGCCAAGCCCAACGCCGATGAACTCGCCGCGCTCACCGGCAGCACCGAACCGCTGCGCGCCGCCCGCGACGCCCGCCGCCGCGGCGCCCATGCGGTGGCCGCCTCACTGGGCCCGGACGGCATGCTCGCGGTGACCGCCGACGGCGTCTGGCAGGCCGCCCCGCCCCGCCGGATCGCCGGGAACCCGACCGGCGCGGGCGACTCCGCCGTGGCCGGCCTGCTGTCGGGCCTGGTGGAGGAGCTGCCCTGGCCGGACCGGCTGACCCGCGCGGTGGCCCTGTCCGCGGCGACCGTACGGGCGCCGGGGGCGGGCGAGTTCGATGCGGAGACGTATGAAGAGCTGTTGCGAACAGTCAGGGTGGCAGCGCCGTCGCCGGAGATACGCAGTTCGAAGTGA
- the cdgB gene encoding diguanylate cyclase CdgB produces the protein METESEPYVRLATLRQLHQVVAELNTARSLADTLQTVADGVITGLGYELSAVNLVRPDGDLVVAAVAGSAGAEALMAGRVGSRASWERRLSMGERWGDLCFISHTEGWVLDDDDVPQWHTAGPAPRFPDEWHPMDRLFAPMYTAANGGGELLGVISVDRPRNGRRPGAWGQEALQMYAFQSAIAISNARLRANMQRALVRLERDQQALRASEESFRQAFEYAPSGMAVAEMGGDQHGRLLRTNDALCRLLGRPASGMRRYSFSDLVHPEDIGTLLRTSAEGGRAELRLARRDGTYVWVSLRNSVVADTADGPRFLLTHVEDIEERKRHELQLAHRASHDSLTGLPNSAELRARLGARLCSRPPGSMADAYASSGTLSTDPGGPHVFRPDAREPFDGLDGFEGAPPPPFDHHVHLVAPADGPADDGSKGLAVLFCDLDGFKSINDRFGHNTGDAVLIEVARRLTSGVRDGDTVARLGGDEFVVLADGLGTADAQDLAVRLRNAIIPPIRVEGRAVRVGASFGIGWASCGMSAEEVLESADQRMYVEKRSRSKANRRAAG, from the coding sequence ATGGAGACCGAGTCGGAGCCATACGTCCGTCTTGCGACCCTGCGGCAGCTGCACCAAGTGGTGGCCGAGCTGAATACCGCACGTAGCCTTGCGGACACCTTGCAGACCGTCGCCGACGGCGTGATCACCGGGCTCGGCTATGAGCTGTCCGCGGTCAATCTCGTCCGCCCCGACGGCGATCTCGTCGTCGCCGCGGTGGCGGGCAGCGCGGGCGCCGAGGCGCTCATGGCCGGACGGGTCGGCTCGCGCGCCTCCTGGGAGCGCCGGCTGTCCATGGGGGAGCGCTGGGGCGATCTGTGCTTCATCTCGCACACCGAGGGCTGGGTGCTCGATGACGACGACGTACCGCAGTGGCACACGGCCGGCCCCGCGCCCCGGTTCCCCGACGAGTGGCACCCCATGGACCGCCTCTTCGCGCCCATGTACACCGCGGCCAACGGCGGCGGCGAACTGCTCGGAGTGATCTCCGTCGACCGGCCGCGCAACGGCCGGCGGCCCGGCGCCTGGGGCCAGGAAGCCCTGCAGATGTACGCCTTCCAGTCCGCCATCGCGATCAGCAACGCCCGCCTACGGGCCAACATGCAGCGCGCACTGGTCCGGCTGGAGCGCGATCAGCAGGCGCTGCGCGCCAGCGAGGAGAGCTTCCGGCAGGCGTTCGAGTACGCGCCGAGCGGGATGGCCGTCGCCGAAATGGGCGGTGACCAGCACGGACGGCTGCTCCGCACCAACGACGCGCTGTGCCGGCTGCTGGGCCGCCCGGCCTCCGGAATGCGCCGCTACTCGTTCTCCGACCTCGTCCACCCCGAGGACATCGGCACGCTGCTGCGCACCTCCGCCGAGGGCGGCCGGGCCGAGCTGCGGCTGGCCCGCCGGGACGGCACGTACGTGTGGGTCTCGCTGCGCAACTCCGTCGTCGCCGACACCGCCGACGGCCCCCGTTTCCTGCTCACTCACGTCGAGGACATCGAGGAGCGCAAGCGGCACGAGCTCCAGCTCGCCCACCGCGCCAGCCACGATTCGCTGACCGGGCTGCCCAACAGCGCCGAGCTGCGGGCCCGGCTCGGCGCCCGGCTGTGCTCCCGTCCGCCCGGCTCGATGGCGGACGCCTACGCCTCCTCGGGCACCCTCAGCACCGACCCCGGCGGCCCGCACGTCTTCCGGCCGGACGCGAGGGAGCCCTTCGACGGGCTCGACGGCTTCGAGGGCGCGCCTCCGCCCCCGTTCGACCACCATGTGCATCTCGTCGCCCCCGCGGACGGGCCGGCCGACGACGGCTCCAAGGGGCTCGCGGTGCTCTTCTGCGACCTCGACGGCTTCAAGTCGATCAACGACCGCTTCGGGCACAACACCGGTGACGCGGTGCTGATAGAGGTCGCCCGGCGGCTGACCAGCGGGGTCCGGGACGGCGATACGGTCGCGCGGCTAGGTGGCGACGAGTTCGTGGTGCTCGCCGACGGACTCGGCACCGCCGACGCCCAGGATCTGGCGGTCCGGCTGCGGAACGCGATCATCCCGCCGATCCGCGTGGAGGGCCGCGCGGTCCGGGTGGGCGCCAGCTTCGGCATCGGCTGGGCGAGCTGCGGGATGTCGGCCGAGGAGGTGCTGGAGTCGGCCGATCAGCGGATGTACGTCGAGAAGCGCTCCCGTTCGAAGGCGAACCGGCGGGCGGCGGGCTGA
- a CDS encoding DUF3263 domain-containing protein, producing the protein MTGAGGSGAPDGSGGSGGAAAAPGDEPGAVERAPGLSARDEAVLAVERRSWPGPGPKERAIREQLGISPTRYYQLLNALLDDPSALAHDPVTVNRLRRIREARRARR; encoded by the coding sequence ATGACGGGTGCGGGCGGTTCCGGCGCTCCGGACGGCTCGGGTGGTTCCGGGGGTGCGGCCGCCGCGCCGGGCGACGAGCCCGGGGCCGTCGAGCGTGCCCCGGGGCTTTCGGCCCGGGACGAGGCGGTGCTCGCCGTCGAGCGCCGCTCCTGGCCGGGCCCCGGCCCCAAGGAGCGCGCCATCCGCGAACAGCTCGGCATCTCCCCGACCCGCTACTACCAACTCCTCAACGCCCTGCTGGACGACCCCAGCGCGCTCGCCCATGACCCGGTCACCGTCAACCGCCTGCGCCGCATACGGGAGGCGCGGCGGGCGCGGCGGTGA
- a CDS encoding carbohydrate-binding protein, whose product MTAGNNGADTPENDDPFAYLYRSEGGEGGAQGSAGDGAAARQPGVPRTSYNQVRAVGQRQYGQQAPQQVTYGQQNAHYAAPETLPGGDRTRSAPAPGNGGQEPRRGRNGLLIGAVAVVAVVCIGIGVAMFTNGMGSKDDEAGKTGPSAGDTVKPSDEPAKPKPGKLPKENAVGLKLEGGATTAKDVPGARSPGGAYVAGMNTQGAAATWSLDAEDSGKFKLWVGYGVPGKDANLTLNVNGKADSRPIRLKNFAHAPEGAWDKGWTRSWQYVQLNKGTNTIKLSCESGNQCDVNLDKVWLARD is encoded by the coding sequence ATGACGGCCGGCAACAACGGCGCGGACACGCCGGAGAACGACGACCCGTTCGCCTACCTGTACCGCTCGGAAGGCGGCGAGGGCGGCGCACAGGGCTCGGCGGGCGACGGTGCGGCGGCGCGGCAGCCGGGGGTTCCGCGGACGTCCTACAACCAGGTCCGCGCGGTCGGCCAGCGCCAGTACGGCCAGCAGGCCCCGCAGCAGGTGACGTACGGGCAGCAGAACGCCCACTACGCCGCCCCGGAGACGCTGCCCGGCGGAGACCGCACCCGCTCCGCCCCGGCCCCGGGCAACGGCGGCCAGGAGCCGCGCCGCGGCCGCAACGGCCTGCTCATCGGCGCCGTCGCCGTGGTCGCGGTGGTCTGCATAGGCATCGGCGTCGCGATGTTCACCAACGGCATGGGCTCCAAGGACGACGAGGCCGGCAAGACGGGCCCGTCGGCCGGTGACACGGTCAAGCCCTCCGACGAGCCGGCCAAGCCCAAGCCCGGCAAGCTGCCCAAGGAGAACGCGGTCGGTCTGAAGCTGGAGGGCGGCGCGACGACGGCGAAGGACGTTCCGGGTGCGCGCTCGCCCGGCGGCGCCTATGTGGCCGGCATGAACACCCAGGGAGCGGCGGCCACGTGGTCGCTCGATGCCGAGGATTCCGGCAAGTTCAAGCTCTGGGTCGGTTACGGCGTGCCCGGCAAGGACGCCAACCTCACGCTGAATGTGAACGGCAAGGCGGACAGCCGGCCGATCAGACTGAAGAACTTCGCCCACGCCCCGGAGGGCGCCTGGGACAAGGGCTGGACCAGGAGCTGGCAGTATGTGCAGCTCAACAAGGGCACCAACACGATCAAGCTGTCCTGCGAGAGCGGGAATCAGTGCGACGTGAACCTCGACAAGGTCTGGCTGGCCAGGGACTGA
- a CDS encoding RNA-guided endonuclease InsQ/TnpB family protein produces the protein MIRAYKFLLRPTVRQTQALTEMLRDHCSLYNGALQERRDAYQHSSKTSIRYGDQSAQLKEIRAFDPERQGRWSFSSQQATLRRLDKAFQSFFKRVKAGLTPGYPRFRGVGHFDTVTFSKDGDGCRWDSTPHDAQTRVRLQGVGQVRVHQHRPVRGRVKTISVKREGRRWYVVLACDNVQADPLPATGSIVGLDMGVVHFLTTSKGEHVENPRFLAAMADELAAAQQHLSTFPRRTRRRTKKHRAAARKVAKLHAKIRRRRLDHHHKTANELIRDHDVIGHEKLNLAGMTKAPAPEPDPEQTGAYLPNGAAAKAGLNRSMLDVGVGLFLNILADKAESAGRLVVLVDPRNTSRTCPLSAGGCGHVARESRVTQAEFECVNCGWSGNADHVGALNVQHRAGLVLCDDA, from the coding sequence GTGATACGGGCGTACAAGTTCCTTCTCCGGCCCACAGTCCGGCAGACGCAGGCCCTGACCGAGATGCTGCGCGATCACTGCTCGCTCTACAACGGCGCGTTGCAGGAGCGCCGGGACGCCTACCAGCACAGCTCGAAGACGAGCATCAGGTACGGCGACCAGTCCGCCCAGCTCAAGGAGATCCGGGCGTTCGACCCGGAGCGTCAGGGCCGCTGGTCGTTCAGCTCCCAGCAGGCGACCCTGCGTCGTCTGGACAAAGCGTTCCAATCCTTCTTCAAGCGTGTCAAGGCCGGTCTTACGCCGGGATACCCGCGGTTCAGAGGTGTCGGGCACTTCGACACCGTCACCTTTTCCAAGGACGGCGACGGCTGCCGCTGGGACTCCACCCCGCACGATGCGCAGACCCGGGTCCGTCTCCAGGGCGTCGGGCAGGTGCGCGTGCACCAGCACCGGCCGGTGCGGGGCCGTGTGAAGACGATCTCGGTGAAGCGGGAGGGCCGCCGCTGGTACGTGGTTCTCGCCTGTGACAACGTCCAGGCTGATCCGCTTCCGGCGACCGGCAGTATCGTCGGCCTCGACATGGGCGTGGTGCACTTCCTCACCACCAGCAAGGGCGAGCACGTCGAGAACCCGCGCTTCCTCGCCGCGATGGCGGACGAGCTGGCCGCAGCTCAGCAGCACCTGTCCACCTTCCCCAGGCGCACCCGGCGGCGGACGAAGAAGCACCGGGCCGCGGCCCGGAAGGTGGCCAAGCTGCATGCCAAGATCCGGCGCCGGCGCCTCGATCACCACCACAAGACGGCGAACGAGCTGATCCGCGATCACGACGTGATCGGCCACGAGAAGCTGAACCTGGCGGGCATGACCAAGGCGCCCGCACCCGAGCCCGACCCCGAGCAGACCGGCGCGTACCTTCCGAACGGTGCCGCCGCGAAGGCCGGGCTCAACCGAAGCATGCTCGACGTGGGCGTGGGACTCTTCCTGAACATCCTGGCGGACAAGGCTGAGAGTGCCGGTCGCCTGGTGGTTTTGGTGGACCCCCGCAATACCTCCCGCACGTGCCCGCTCTCCGCCGGAGGCTGCGGACACGTCGCCAGGGAGAGCCGCGTCACTCAAGCGGAGTTCGAGTGCGTCAACTGCGGCTGGTCCGGCAACGCCGACCACGTAGGCGCACTGAACGTCCAGCACAGGGCCGGGCTGGTCCTCTGCGACGATGCTTAG
- the nagA gene encoding N-acetylglucosamine-6-phosphate deacetylase, whose translation MAQQQSAQQPSDTPRTILAGARIARPSGVVEHGRITVEGGLIGDVHSRDLDVAEGVSGSVVDLSGHLIVPGFVDMHVHGGGGGSFSSADPEECMTVVDTHRRHGTTSMVASTVTGELPDLARQAAALAELVQQGELAGIHFEGPFISRHRCGAHQPELLRDPDPADVRKLLDAAHGTASMMTLAPELPGGLDSVRLLADAGVIAALGHTDSSYDATREAIDAGATVATHLFNAMPPLGHRAPGPVAALLEDERITVELINDGTHLHPAVLQLAVREAGAERVAFITDAMGAAGMNDGTYPLGPMQVEVRGGVARISEGPTAGSIAGSTLTLDRAFQRAVTVDGLTVDQAVQALSATPARLLGIDDRTGALQTGKDADLVVLDAAYDVAGVMRRGEWLVRPRGA comes from the coding sequence ATGGCACAGCAACAGTCCGCGCAGCAGCCCTCGGACACCCCGCGCACCATCCTGGCCGGCGCCCGGATCGCCCGGCCGTCCGGTGTGGTCGAGCACGGCCGGATCACCGTCGAGGGCGGGCTGATCGGCGATGTTCACAGCCGGGACCTCGATGTGGCCGAGGGGGTGTCCGGCAGCGTCGTGGACCTCTCGGGCCACCTCATCGTCCCCGGCTTCGTCGATATGCATGTCCATGGCGGAGGCGGTGGCTCGTTCTCGTCCGCCGACCCCGAGGAGTGCATGACGGTGGTCGACACCCACCGCAGACACGGCACCACCTCGATGGTCGCCTCCACGGTCACCGGTGAACTGCCCGACCTCGCACGGCAGGCCGCGGCGCTCGCCGAACTGGTGCAGCAGGGCGAGCTGGCCGGTATCCACTTCGAGGGCCCGTTCATCTCCCGGCACCGCTGCGGCGCCCACCAGCCGGAGCTGCTGCGCGACCCGGACCCGGCCGATGTCCGCAAGCTCCTGGACGCCGCGCACGGCACCGCGTCGATGATGACCCTCGCCCCCGAGCTGCCCGGCGGGCTGGACTCCGTACGGCTGCTCGCCGACGCGGGCGTGATCGCCGCCCTCGGCCACACCGACTCCTCCTACGACGCCACCCGCGAGGCCATCGACGCGGGCGCCACCGTCGCCACCCACCTCTTCAACGCGATGCCCCCGCTGGGCCACCGGGCGCCCGGCCCGGTCGCCGCGCTCCTGGAGGACGAGCGGATCACCGTCGAGCTCATCAACGACGGGACCCATCTGCACCCCGCGGTCCTGCAATTGGCGGTCCGTGAGGCCGGTGCCGAGCGGGTCGCGTTCATCACGGACGCGATGGGCGCGGCCGGTATGAACGACGGGACGTATCCGCTCGGCCCGATGCAGGTCGAGGTCAGGGGCGGTGTCGCGCGGATCAGCGAAGGCCCCACGGCCGGTTCGATCGCCGGCTCCACGCTCACCCTGGACCGTGCCTTCCAACGTGCCGTCACCGTGGACGGCCTGACGGTCGACCAGGCCGTACAGGCACTTTCGGCCACTCCGGCCCGCCTCCTGGGCATCGACGACCGGACCGGCGCCCTGCAGACCGGCAAGGACGCCGACCTGGTGGTGCTGGACGCGGCGTACGACGTGGCCGGGGTCATGCGCCGGGGCGAATGGCTGGTGCGTCCCCGGGGCGCCTGA
- a CDS encoding TerD family protein, whose product MAVSLSKGGNVSLTKEAPGLTAVTVGLGWDVRTTTGTDFDLDASAIAVNPSGKVFSDQHFVFFNNKATPDQSIVHTGDNVTGQGEGDDEQINVNLAALPADIDKIVFPVSIYDAENRSQNFGQVRNAFIRIVNQAGGTEVARYDLSEDAATETAMVFGELYRNGAEWKFRAVGQGYASGLVGIAQDFGVNV is encoded by the coding sequence ATGGCTGTAAGCCTGTCCAAGGGCGGCAACGTCTCCCTCACCAAGGAGGCCCCGGGCCTGACCGCCGTCACGGTGGGCCTCGGCTGGGACGTCCGCACCACCACCGGCACGGACTTCGACCTCGACGCGAGCGCCATCGCGGTCAACCCGAGCGGCAAGGTCTTCTCCGACCAGCACTTCGTCTTCTTCAACAACAAGGCGACGCCCGACCAGTCCATCGTGCACACCGGTGACAACGTCACCGGCCAGGGCGAGGGCGACGACGAGCAGATCAACGTCAACCTGGCGGCGCTGCCGGCCGACATCGACAAGATCGTCTTCCCGGTCTCGATCTACGACGCCGAGAACCGCAGCCAGAACTTCGGCCAGGTGCGGAACGCCTTCATCCGCATCGTCAACCAGGCCGGCGGCACCGAGGTCGCCCGCTACGACCTCAGCGAGGACGCCGCCACCGAGACCGCCATGGTCTTCGGCGAGCTGTACCGCAACGGCGCCGAGTGGAAGTTCCGCGCGGTCGGCCAGGGTTACGCCTCGGGCCTCGTCGGCATCGCCCAGGACTTCGGCGTCAACGTCTGA
- a CDS encoding ROK family protein, producing the protein MRHVIALDVGGTGMKAALVGVDTAPSGDTRPELLYEARRPTGREHGPEAVVEAVLGFAAELRELGTARYGTPAAAAGVAVPGIVDERSGTAVYAANLGWRDVPMRALLSEQLGGVPVALGHDVRTGGLAEGRIGAGREADRFLFVPLGTGIAGAIGIGGRIEAGAHGSAGEIGHIVVRPGGRECGCGQRGCLETLASAAAVGRDWAAACGDPRANAADAAKAVASGDPRAHAVWQNAVDALADGLVTGLTLLDPETLIIGGGLAEAGDTLFTPLREAVRRRVTFQRLPSIVPAALGDAAGCLGAGLLARDLLTEVSAW; encoded by the coding sequence GTGAGACACGTCATCGCCCTGGATGTGGGCGGCACCGGGATGAAAGCCGCCCTCGTGGGGGTGGACACCGCGCCCTCCGGGGACACGCGCCCCGAGCTGCTCTACGAGGCGCGGCGCCCCACCGGCCGCGAGCACGGCCCGGAAGCGGTGGTCGAGGCCGTCCTCGGCTTCGCCGCCGAGCTGCGCGAGCTCGGCACGGCCCGCTACGGCACCCCCGCCGCGGCGGCCGGTGTCGCGGTCCCCGGCATCGTCGACGAACGGTCCGGCACCGCCGTCTACGCCGCGAACCTCGGCTGGCGGGACGTACCGATGCGGGCGCTGCTGTCCGAGCAGCTGGGCGGGGTGCCGGTCGCCCTCGGCCACGACGTCCGCACCGGCGGCCTGGCCGAGGGCCGGATCGGCGCGGGCCGGGAGGCCGACCGGTTCCTGTTCGTCCCCCTGGGCACCGGGATCGCGGGCGCCATCGGCATCGGCGGCCGGATCGAAGCCGGTGCGCACGGCAGCGCGGGAGAGATCGGCCACATCGTCGTACGGCCCGGCGGGCGGGAGTGCGGCTGCGGGCAGCGCGGCTGTCTGGAGACGCTGGCCTCGGCGGCCGCGGTCGGCCGTGACTGGGCGGCGGCCTGCGGCGATCCGCGGGCCAACGCGGCTGACGCGGCCAAGGCCGTGGCGTCCGGCGACCCGCGGGCGCACGCCGTATGGCAGAACGCCGTGGACGCCCTCGCCGACGGGCTGGTCACCGGCCTCACCCTGCTCGACCCGGAGACGCTGATCATCGGCGGCGGGCTCGCCGAGGCGGGCGACACGCTCTTCACACCTCTGCGGGAAGCGGTCCGCCGGCGCGTTACGTTCCAGCGGCTCCCCTCGATCGTTCCGGCGGCGCTCGGGGACGCCGCCGGGTGCCTGGGCGCAGGACTGCTCGCCCGGGATCTTCTCACGGAGGTATCCGCCTGGTGA
- a CDS encoding ABC transporter substrate-binding protein, with the protein MQRRYLSLAAAIATTMTLTLTGCGSGSGSDDVTLKLIAADYGDSHSNSSQHYWDELARAFEKKNPGIKVDVDVYSWTDVDKKVADLVKEGHAPDLAQIGAYADYAAKGQLYSADQLLSIPTQGDFTPSLAEAGEYKRIQYGMPFGASTRRLFYNKKLFSEAGITSPPQSWDDIAADAQLLKAHGVKMPFALPLGPEETQAETMQWMLSGGGGYTDSIGKYTIDSPENVKTFKWLKENLVGKGLTGTDPAKLNREDAFAAFSDGKVGMLNGHPTLMKQAAAKGIDYGTVELPGAHGKAKATMGVADWMMAFKQGGHRTQAGKFLDFVYSKKNVEKFSGEYSLLPVTSSASHAMLADDKYAKFHGSLQQLASAEFYPADKTSWPLVSKTVKAKMGAAVGPRGNPAGVLTDIQNTADATDNVGE; encoded by the coding sequence GTGCAGCGGCGGTACTTGAGCCTGGCGGCGGCAATCGCCACCACCATGACACTGACTCTCACCGGCTGCGGCAGCGGCTCCGGTAGCGACGACGTCACTCTCAAACTGATCGCGGCGGACTACGGCGACAGCCATTCCAACAGCTCCCAGCACTACTGGGACGAGCTGGCCCGCGCCTTCGAGAAGAAGAACCCCGGCATCAAGGTCGATGTCGACGTCTACAGCTGGACCGACGTCGACAAGAAGGTCGCCGACCTGGTCAAGGAGGGCCACGCCCCGGACCTCGCCCAGATCGGCGCCTACGCCGACTACGCGGCCAAGGGCCAGCTCTACAGCGCCGACCAGCTGCTCTCCATCCCCACCCAGGGCGACTTCACCCCCTCCCTCGCGGAGGCCGGTGAATACAAGCGGATCCAGTACGGGATGCCGTTCGGCGCCAGCACCCGGCGGCTCTTCTACAACAAGAAGCTGTTCAGCGAGGCCGGCATCACCAGCCCGCCGCAGAGCTGGGACGACATCGCCGCCGACGCCCAGCTGCTGAAGGCGCACGGCGTCAAGATGCCCTTCGCGCTGCCGCTCGGCCCGGAGGAGACCCAGGCCGAGACGATGCAGTGGATGCTCAGCGGTGGCGGCGGCTACACCGACAGCATCGGCAAGTACACGATCGACTCGCCGGAGAACGTCAAGACCTTCAAGTGGCTGAAGGAGAACCTCGTCGGCAAGGGCCTGACCGGCACCGACCCCGCCAAGCTCAACCGCGAGGACGCCTTCGCGGCCTTCTCGGACGGCAAGGTCGGCATGCTCAACGGCCACCCCACCCTGATGAAGCAGGCCGCGGCCAAGGGCATCGACTACGGCACCGTCGAGCTGCCCGGCGCCCACGGGAAGGCCAAGGCCACCATGGGCGTCGCCGACTGGATGATGGCCTTCAAGCAGGGCGGCCACCGCACCCAGGCCGGCAAGTTCCTCGACTTCGTCTACAGCAAGAAGAACGTCGAGAAGTTCTCCGGGGAGTACAGCCTGCTGCCGGTCACCAGCTCCGCCTCCCACGCGATGCTGGCCGACGACAAGTACGCCAAGTTCCACGGCTCCCTCCAGCAGCTCGCCAGCGCCGAGTTCTACCCGGCGGACAAGACCTCCTGGCCGCTGGTCTCCAAGACCGTCAAGGCCAAGATGGGCGCCGCGGTCGGCCCGCGCGGCAACCCGGCCGGCGTGCTCACCGACATCCAGAACACGGCGGACGCCACGGATAACGTCGGCGAATGA
- a CDS encoding helix-turn-helix domain-containing protein — MVRTPLTPQERERGERLGALLRAARGERSMVEVAAAAGLSAETLRKIETGRAPTPAFFTIAALAGALGLSLDEVAAMATPPEEVTDAVA; from the coding sequence ATGGTGCGAACTCCCTTGACCCCTCAGGAACGTGAACGCGGTGAGCGGCTCGGCGCGCTGCTGCGGGCGGCGCGCGGCGAGCGGAGCATGGTCGAGGTCGCGGCGGCGGCGGGGCTGTCCGCCGAGACGCTGCGGAAGATCGAGACCGGCCGGGCGCCGACACCGGCGTTCTTCACGATCGCCGCGCTGGCCGGGGCGCTCGGACTGTCGCTGGACGAGGTGGCGGCCATGGCCACGCCACCGGAAGAGGTCACGGACGCGGTCGCCTGA